In a genomic window of Methanogenium sp. S4BF:
- a CDS encoding iron-sulfur cluster assembly scaffold protein: MSSRIPLAYNPKVLELFKNPKNQGKMEDADVEALVGSRACGDMIAIYLKIDEKTRTITDVSFESYGCAANIAASSIITEMVKGKTLEEAWGASWKEVSEELGGLPGVKFHCGVLAVGALRRAIRTFFEGEGKVRPSWLPEKLTPDEKHALEEEQLMEVLTKKMERMDARIAKEEEEKDSQKEEGKKAISL; the protein is encoded by the coding sequence ATGTCAAGCCGAATTCCGTTAGCGTATAATCCAAAAGTGCTGGAGTTGTTTAAAAACCCGAAAAATCAGGGGAAGATGGAGGATGCAGATGTTGAAGCGCTCGTTGGCAGCAGGGCCTGCGGGGATATGATCGCCATCTACCTGAAGATTGATGAAAAGACCCGGACGATCACCGATGTAAGCTTTGAAAGTTATGGGTGTGCGGCAAATATCGCTGCATCCAGTATCATCACCGAGATGGTGAAGGGAAAAACCCTTGAAGAGGCGTGGGGTGCCAGCTGGAAGGAAGTCTCCGAAGAGCTTGGCGGACTCCCCGGTGTGAAATTTCATTGCGGCGTTCTCGCGGTGGGGGCACTCCGGCGGGCCATCAGGACCTTTTTCGAAGGGGAGGGGAAAGTGCGGCCGTCCTGGCTGCCGGAGAAGCTCACCCCGGATGAAAAGCATGCGCTGGAGGAAGAGCAGCTCATGGAAGTGCTGACGAAAAAGATGGAGAGGATGGACGCGAGGATTGCGAAGGAAGAGGAGGAGAAAGATTCTCAGAAAGAAGAGGGTAAAAAAGCCATATCGTTGTGA
- a CDS encoding cysteine desulfurase family protein, producing MISSDVTRDIADLLEAHGIPEREVYLDAENSGPIFPEALEAMRNAYLSGGRGHPSITHRIGWETYETLYTRSLVIGEAFHCHPDEIVYTHSGTEANNLAISGLAQAGRKRKKIIVSAIEHLSVMFPAERLQEQGYTVVKVPVDTNGFVDQEYLAGQVDGDTLLVSIAPVNHEIGVIQDIHAIIDRVRDKDEGVKIHFDACDAFCRMGLDLADLGVDLASFSSHKVFGPKGVGALYVKEGLELEPIVRGQLSTQKLWAGLENIPGIVGFAKAVEMMTQNRGEYITRMTALRDRLIRGIIDEIDDTLLNGPVGAARAPDNVNLSFLNCEGEAMTVEMSLKGVYLSSGSACTSRILEPSHVLLALKRKYEEAHGSILMKTTPFLTAEDVEYVLTCFPEAVSRIRSISPFRGG from the coding sequence ATGATTTCAAGCGATGTCACCAGGGATATTGCCGACCTTCTTGAGGCGCATGGAATTCCCGAACGGGAGGTGTATCTCGATGCGGAGAACTCGGGTCCTATTTTTCCGGAGGCGCTTGAGGCGATGCGCAATGCGTACCTCAGTGGCGGGAGGGGGCACCCCTCCATCACGCACCGGATCGGGTGGGAAACATACGAAACACTCTATACGCGTTCGCTGGTTATTGGGGAGGCCTTCCACTGCCACCCTGACGAGATTGTGTATACCCACAGCGGCACAGAGGCAAACAATCTCGCGATATCGGGTCTTGCACAGGCCGGGAGGAAACGGAAAAAGATCATTGTTTCAGCCATTGAGCACCTGAGCGTTATGTTCCCGGCTGAACGCCTGCAGGAGCAGGGATATACGGTGGTGAAGGTTCCTGTGGACACAAACGGATTTGTCGACCAGGAATATCTCGCCGGACAGGTTGACGGCGATACACTGCTGGTCAGTATTGCTCCCGTGAATCATGAAATCGGGGTGATACAGGATATCCATGCGATCATTGACCGGGTGAGGGACAAGGATGAGGGGGTGAAGATACACTTCGACGCATGTGATGCCTTCTGCAGGATGGGCCTTGATTTGGCAGATCTCGGCGTGGATCTTGCATCTTTCAGCAGCCATAAGGTATTCGGGCCAAAGGGGGTCGGTGCCCTGTATGTGAAGGAAGGGCTGGAGCTGGAGCCCATCGTCCGGGGCCAGCTCAGTACCCAGAAACTGTGGGCCGGATTGGAGAACATACCGGGGATTGTGGGGTTTGCAAAAGCGGTTGAGATGATGACCCAAAACCGTGGGGAGTACATCACCCGTATGACTGCACTCCGTGACCGGCTCATCAGGGGGATCATCGATGAAATTGATGATACGTTGCTGAACGGGCCTGTGGGAGCGGCACGTGCGCCGGATAATGTGAACCTCAGTTTCCTGAACTGCGAGGGTGAGGCGATGACGGTCGAGATGAGCCTGAAGGGTGTGTATCTCTCAAGCGGGAGTGCATGCACCAGCCGTATCCTTGAACCGAGCCATGTGCTGCTTGCGTTAAAGCGAAAATACGAGGAGGCCCACGGGAGCATCCTCATGAAGACCACGCCGTTTCTCACCGCAGAGGATGTTGAATATGTATTGACCTGTTTCCCCGAAGCGGTTTCGCGGATTCGGTCAATCAGTCCTTTCAGAGGAGGTTAA
- a CDS encoding sulfurtransferase TusA family protein, which yields MEADIIVDATFKSCPGPLIALSQAVSAAAPQKIVKLLATDPAAPSDVKEWTSSVGHKLLSVERSGDVFEIYIEVME from the coding sequence ATGGAAGCAGACATTATCGTGGATGCTACATTCAAATCATGTCCGGGCCCCCTGATCGCCCTCAGTCAGGCGGTATCGGCGGCAGCTCCTCAGAAGATTGTGAAATTGCTTGCAACCGACCCCGCCGCCCCTTCTGACGTGAAAGAATGGACATCGAGTGTCGGCCACAAGCTCCTTTCGGTCGAGCGGTCCGGCGATGTATTCGAGATCTATATCGAGGTCATGGAATGA
- a CDS encoding DsrE/DsrF/DrsH-like family protein, translated as MPKISLIITSEKLDKLFPAATLATTAAISGWDADLFFTFWGLLALKKGYEPSAVSEDYKYCSDMLMGAIESGAMIGWHELLEQGRATGRIRIYACSATLGLFGMKEDDLESFVDEVAGASTFLGLARDADVSLFIS; from the coding sequence ATGCCAAAAATTTCACTTATCATTACATCGGAAAAACTGGACAAATTGTTTCCTGCAGCCACTCTGGCAACAACTGCGGCGATATCCGGTTGGGACGCTGATCTTTTCTTTACGTTCTGGGGACTATTGGCTCTGAAAAAAGGGTATGAACCCTCGGCGGTGAGCGAGGATTACAAGTATTGTAGCGACATGCTCATGGGGGCAATAGAATCGGGGGCAATGATCGGATGGCACGAATTGCTGGAACAGGGGAGAGCCACCGGCAGGATCCGGATATATGCCTGCTCGGCGACACTCGGCCTTTTTGGGATGAAAGAGGATGATCTGGAGAGCTTTGTGGATGAGGTGGCAGGCGCATCCACGTTCCTCGGGCTTGCCCGTGATGCGGATGTCTCCCTGTTCATATCCTGA
- a CDS encoding DHA2 family efflux MFS transporter permease subunit, translated as MKHSQNGDSLGKYGLLIISIALATFMASLDGTIVNIALPTISASFDISSSTVSWVSTAYLLVMAGCVLIFGKISDIIGFKKIFLSGFVVFSLGSFLCGFLPEILDSFYTLVGSRVIQAVGGAMISAIGPAMITAFIPMNLKGKAMGIIMTIAALGTALGPTLGGFLTQYMSWHWIFFINVPVGIIAVILGAKVIPATPSRGNLSGFDRSGAALIFIGLASLLFAVSEGDTLGWTSLPIAGSIVLAIASLGYFILHELKSADPILELSLFKNKNFLLTNLIMSLVFFSFAGINYLLPFYLEYVQGFDTSSAGLILTALSVAMMIAGILAGAIYNKTGGRILCIAAAGSLAVGYFLITKLSADTSVGFIVLCLLIIGFGLGLVITPLSNMIMNSVSRKNQGMVSSLTSLERFAPMTIGIAIFNLIFIQGMSAIAEHRGVTQDAPVTIKMSVLAAGFDLAFFFAFIFAIIILGLTILARQEIHPDYANGDENEEPAMGII; from the coding sequence ATGAAACATTCCCAAAACGGTGACTCTTTAGGCAAATATGGCTTATTGATCATTTCCATCGCACTTGCCACCTTTATGGCATCGCTGGATGGAACCATTGTAAATATTGCTCTCCCCACAATATCCGCATCCTTTGATATCTCATCCAGTACCGTAAGCTGGGTTTCCACCGCCTATCTGTTAGTGATGGCAGGATGCGTGCTGATCTTCGGAAAGATATCAGACATCATCGGGTTTAAGAAGATATTCCTCTCAGGATTCGTGGTATTTTCCCTGGGATCCTTTTTATGTGGATTCTTACCCGAGATCCTCGACTCATTTTATACCCTGGTGGGCTCCCGCGTCATTCAGGCAGTCGGCGGTGCCATGATCTCTGCCATTGGCCCGGCGATGATCACCGCGTTTATCCCCATGAACCTCAAGGGAAAGGCGATGGGCATCATCATGACCATTGCAGCTCTCGGTACTGCCCTCGGGCCAACCCTTGGAGGATTTTTAACCCAGTATATGTCCTGGCACTGGATCTTCTTCATCAATGTACCGGTCGGCATTATTGCCGTCATTCTGGGCGCAAAAGTCATCCCCGCCACACCATCCCGTGGTAACCTCTCCGGCTTTGACAGGAGCGGGGCTGCACTGATATTCATCGGGCTTGCATCGCTTCTCTTTGCAGTCTCGGAGGGCGATACGCTGGGATGGACGTCCCTTCCCATCGCAGGGTCCATCGTCCTTGCCATCGCATCCCTGGGATACTTCATCCTGCACGAACTGAAATCAGCCGACCCCATCCTCGAACTCTCCCTGTTTAAAAACAAAAATTTCCTGCTCACCAATCTGATCATGTCTCTTGTCTTCTTTAGTTTCGCAGGAATCAATTATCTGCTCCCGTTTTATCTGGAATATGTACAGGGGTTCGACACCTCATCAGCAGGCCTCATTTTAACCGCACTCTCCGTTGCCATGATGATCGCTGGCATTCTTGCAGGAGCGATTTATAATAAAACAGGAGGGCGCATTCTCTGCATTGCCGCGGCGGGTTCTCTTGCTGTCGGATATTTCCTGATAACGAAACTCAGTGCCGATACCAGTGTAGGATTTATCGTGCTCTGCCTCCTGATCATCGGCTTTGGTCTGGGTCTTGTCATCACCCCCCTATCCAATATGATCATGAACTCCGTTTCCCGGAAAAATCAGGGAATGGTCTCAAGCCTGACTAGTCTTGAGCGGTTCGCCCCCATGACCATCGGCATTGCGATATTCAACCTGATCTTTATCCAGGGAATGTCAGCGATTGCAGAACACCGGGGGGTCACCCAGGATGCCCCGGTTACGATAAAAATGTCCGTTCTTGCCGCAGGATTTGATCTGGCATTCTTCTTCGCATTTATTTTTGCCATTATCATCCTTGGACTGACCATTCTTGCACGACAGGAGATACACCCGGATTATGCGAATGGCGACGAAAATGAAGAGCCGGCTATGGGAATTATCTAA
- a CDS encoding PAS domain-containing protein, with protein sequence MDKKQYEEDLKEIRNRIIGFGEASIKKSYYPQLQYKQEELERFRVALDSTRDIVFILEPSSGRIIDANSRAEKMLGYTGKELLNMTIFDVAHHYRLHQIIAMMKSDIQSSEIIRAQVSARDGQEIRMELSISSAHFERDSYITVLCRDITERERMEAAIRYSEFQYRTTINTLHDILVVIDEHFRVIIYNDAFETLCRNSGIRGEIQGMNLKVMDSFFSSDQDSEIRDSFLLHEYFEEDIKYRHDGKFAIYSLRNMPIIENGVFKQSVLYLRDITEYTVLENMKKEAFVQIDKNMEQFAVLNDHIRNPLQIILSIIDLECGEEVTEKVVPYIKEIDNLINALDNGWIESEKVRNMIVRHYGISLIDRSDISDVIRYLQDKCES encoded by the coding sequence ATGGATAAAAAACAGTATGAGGAGGATCTCAAAGAGATCAGAAATCGCATAATCGGGTTTGGCGAAGCCTCTATTAAGAAGAGTTATTATCCGCAGCTTCAGTATAAACAGGAGGAGCTGGAACGGTTCCGGGTCGCACTTGACAGCACCCGCGATATTGTATTCATTCTTGAACCCTCTTCAGGACGCATTATCGATGCGAACAGCCGCGCTGAGAAAATGCTTGGGTATACCGGTAAGGAACTCCTGAATATGACGATATTTGATGTAGCACATCACTACCGGCTTCATCAAATCATTGCCATGATGAAATCTGACATCCAGTCATCGGAAATTATCCGTGCACAGGTGTCTGCCAGGGATGGTCAGGAAATACGGATGGAGCTGAGTATTAGTTCAGCCCACTTTGAGAGGGACAGTTATATAACTGTTTTATGCCGTGATATTACGGAACGCGAGAGGATGGAAGCGGCAATCCGGTACTCTGAATTTCAATACCGAACGACGATTAATACGCTTCATGATATTCTTGTGGTAATTGACGAGCACTTCCGGGTGATCATTTATAATGATGCCTTTGAAACCCTGTGCCGGAACAGCGGCATACGGGGAGAGATTCAGGGGATGAATCTGAAAGTTATGGACTCCTTTTTCTCTTCCGACCAGGATTCAGAGATACGGGATTCTTTTTTGCTGCATGAATATTTTGAAGAGGATATTAAATACCGTCATGATGGCAAATTTGCGATATATTCTCTCCGGAATATGCCCATAATCGAAAATGGCGTTTTTAAGCAGTCGGTGTTATACCTGAGGGATATCACCGAATATACCGTTCTCGAAAATATGAAAAAGGAGGCATTTGTCCAGATTGACAAGAATATGGAGCAGTTTGCTGTCCTAAATGATCATATTCGAAACCCCCTTCAGATTATTCTGAGCATCATTGACCTTGAGTGCGGTGAAGAGGTGACAGAGAAGGTCGTGCCGTACATCAAAGAGATTGACAACCTGATAAATGCGCTTGACAACGGCTGGATTGAGTCAGAAAAGGTCAGAAATATGATCGTACGCCATTACGGCATTTCCCTGATTGATCGCTCAGATATCTCGGATGTTATCCGGTATCTGCAGGACAAATGTGAATCATAA
- a CDS encoding iron-containing alcohol dehydrogenase, with translation MEMIREHRKYVIPEIITGDNSRMYAGRYTRNFHSDRVLITTDDNIFRQKWIREILQSLDESGTEYVIFTDIEENPRDYNVMAGADAYLSEECTGILAIGGGSVLDCAKGIGIVAANGGTIMDYIGVDLVRNPMPPLICVPTTAGSAADVSQYAVICDPAKKTKKLIISKSLVPDVSLIDTIPLMTQPETVTINSGMDAFTHAIEAYVSNGSSHFSDMLALESIKIIAGLFPFSGDYTNDPGFRFQSLMASMYAGIAFSNAGLGLIHAMSHAIGALFDLPHGLASSIVMQSVIPYNYSSSNRKYRKIADILGVSPDLFDDEKIVAAMFEKITEMRGRPDDLVTLSEYGASADDIPYLVAHTASDPCIATNPRIPDVDDLSRLFERVL, from the coding sequence ATGGAGATGATTCGTGAGCACCGGAAATATGTTATTCCGGAGATTATTACCGGTGATAATTCACGAATGTATGCCGGCAGGTATACCAGAAATTTTCATTCGGATAGGGTTCTCATCACAACTGACGACAATATTTTTCGCCAGAAATGGATTCGGGAAATCCTCCAGAGTCTTGATGAATCCGGTACTGAATATGTCATCTTCACAGATATTGAGGAGAATCCCCGCGATTATAACGTAATGGCAGGAGCAGATGCCTATCTGAGTGAAGAATGCACCGGTATTCTTGCAATCGGAGGGGGCAGTGTCCTTGACTGCGCAAAGGGAATCGGTATCGTGGCAGCAAACGGTGGGACGATCATGGATTATATCGGCGTCGATCTGGTGAGAAATCCAATGCCACCGTTGATCTGTGTCCCGACAACAGCAGGGAGTGCAGCAGATGTCTCACAATATGCCGTGATCTGCGATCCGGCAAAAAAAACAAAAAAACTCATTATTTCCAAGTCCCTTGTTCCGGATGTCTCTCTCATCGATACTATCCCGTTGATGACACAGCCGGAAACGGTCACCATAAATTCAGGCATGGATGCCTTTACTCATGCCATTGAAGCCTATGTTTCCAATGGTTCGTCGCATTTCAGTGACATGCTTGCGCTTGAATCGATAAAAATTATCGCGGGTTTGTTTCCGTTTTCAGGGGATTATACGAATGATCCCGGCTTTCGTTTTCAGTCACTGATGGCGAGCATGTATGCGGGAATTGCGTTTTCCAATGCAGGGCTTGGGCTCATCCATGCGATGTCTCATGCCATCGGTGCCCTGTTTGATCTGCCGCACGGACTTGCCAGTTCAATCGTGATGCAGAGCGTCATTCCGTATAATTATTCGTCATCGAACCGGAAATATCGGAAAATTGCAGACATTCTTGGCGTCTCTCCAGACCTGTTCGATGATGAAAAAATTGTCGCCGCAATGTTTGAAAAAATTACAGAGATGCGGGGACGGCCGGACGATCTGGTGACCCTTTCCGAATATGGCGCATCAGCTGATGATATTCCGTATCTGGTTGCACATACCGCTTCTGATCCCTGTATTGCGACCAATCCGAGAATTCCTGATGTGGATGATCTGTCCCGTCTGTTTGAGCGTGTCCTTTGA
- a CDS encoding flavodoxin family protein: MKILAVNASPRRKNSNTLQLVEAALTGAAEAGADTEYLDLCEYDIRYCTACAICYKTGECPIKDDYAEILAKMEEADGLILGSPVYINAVTAQLKTLLDRMADVIHCQAFTGKYGIAVTTGGGGGTDEVISYLGTTLQVLGATMCGGVAAVMADGPERFEEQKTVAANAGKILVQAIREKNRYPEQEVFHAQMQEHMTALVRANPDTMQHEYEYLKNRGWLE; the protein is encoded by the coding sequence ATGAAGATCCTTGCAGTGAACGCAAGCCCCCGGAGGAAAAACAGCAACACGCTTCAGCTGGTAGAAGCGGCACTCACGGGAGCGGCAGAGGCAGGAGCGGATACAGAATATCTGGACCTGTGTGAATACGACATCAGATACTGCACAGCATGCGCAATCTGCTACAAGACCGGGGAATGCCCGATTAAGGACGATTACGCAGAGATATTAGCTAAAATGGAGGAGGCTGACGGGCTGATTCTGGGATCACCCGTATACATAAATGCCGTAACAGCACAGCTCAAAACACTGCTCGACAGGATGGCAGACGTCATCCATTGTCAGGCATTTACCGGAAAATACGGCATCGCAGTCACCACCGGCGGCGGAGGGGGGACAGATGAAGTCATCTCATATCTGGGAACCACCCTTCAGGTGCTTGGAGCAACCATGTGCGGCGGCGTGGCTGCAGTCATGGCAGACGGCCCGGAGAGATTTGAAGAACAAAAAACGGTGGCCGCAAATGCAGGAAAAATCCTGGTACAGGCAATACGGGAAAAGAACAGATATCCGGAACAGGAGGTATTCCATGCGCAGATGCAGGAGCATATGACAGCACTCGTCCGTGCGAACCCGGACACCATGCAGCATGAATACGAGTACCTGAAAAACCGGGGATGGCTTGAATAG